CCGAGGCGCCGGTCATCAGCTCGACGAGCTTCGGCTTCATCTCGGCGGCGGGCTTCCAGTTGTTGTAGACGCCCTTGTCGGCCTCGTTCGAGGTCGCGACGATGGTGCGCTCCTCCGCGCGAGCGGTGTCCTTGTAGTAGGAGCGCGAGTAGTAGCGGCCCTCGCCGGCGGGGAGCAGCTCGCCCGCGTCCAGTGCCTCCTGGATCAGGCGCGCGTCGTCGGCCGCGGACACGACCTCGATGCGCTCTGCTCCGGTGATGTTGGCCCAGTGTGCGACGTACTCACGGACGTGGGGGTTGGTGAGACCCGCCTCGTCGAGCGTCCGCTCCACATCAACCATGTGCTATTCGCCAGCCTTTCGGTCCTTGTCAAGGTGTGGGCACGCTACCCCACAGCCCACCCGGTTTTTTCCGGGGTTCGAATCGTGCGATCCGTGGACACCGTCGTCCGCGTGACAGTCACCATGACACCCGATTTGCGTTGACGCACATCCGCGCGAGTTGGATCGTTCAACCGGCGTTCAGCCGCCGGCCGGGCCGGCAAGGATCTCCCGGGCCCGCCGCAGTCGGCGGAAGTACGTCGCCCGGCTGAGGTACGTCGCCCGCATCACCGCCTCATGGGTGGCGCCGGCGGTCAGGTAGCGGCGGACCACGAGGTCGTGCAGCACGGGCTCGGCCGCGAGCAGCTCCGCGACGCGGGCCCGCACCCGCGCCTGCACCGGCTCACCGGCGGCGGGGTAGTCCTCGAGGGCGGCGACGAGGTCGACCTCCGGGCCACCCTGCTCGGCCACCACCGCGGCGTGGAGCAGCCCGGCGAGGCCGGGGGGCCCGACGTCGGCGACCCAGGTCGTCACCGGGACACCGTCGACCTCGCGGCGCAGGCTCACGGCCTCGGCGTACCCGTAGGCCTCGAGGACGGCACGCTCCTCAGCCAGGTCGCCGACCAGGTTGACGTGATCGCTGCGCGGGTTGCCGATGCCGCACTGGGCGAGCCCCGCCGCGTTGCGGACCCGGACGACCTCCGCCTCGTCGACGTCGTCGAAGGTCAGCTGGACCGCGCTCAGCACCGCCCGGTCCGGTCCGCCGGCGCGACGGGCGTGCTCGACGACCGGCGCGACCAGCCGGCGCCGTGGGCCGGTGATGCCCTCGGCCGCGGACATCGCGAGGGCGGCGACGAGCGCGACCGGGCGTCCGTCCCCGCGCCGGACGACCCGGGTGCCCTCACCCAGCCACGGCGCGACCACCGGCCACACGCCGGGGTGGCGCACCGCCAGCTCGCGGCGCACGACGGCCGCGTCGCTGGCGCGCCAGCGGTCCGCATAGTGGCGACTCAGCGTGGTCGGCCCGAGTCCTGCCCGGATACCGGGGTCCGCGACCAACGCGGCCAACCGCGGCAGCGCACCCGCTTCGCCGGCGACCGCGCGGGCGTGCTCGTGCTCGGCGACCCGCAGCACCGCGGCCGCTGCCCGTACCGGCTCCTCGGCCCGCAGCCGGTCGGCGAGCTGGCCGGCGAGGGAGGGATGCAGCACCAGCCGGTGGCCGACCGCCTCCACCACGCTCGTCTCCCGCAGCGCGGCGACCAGCTCCTCGACCCGGTCGGGGAAGAGCGCCGCCAGCATCGGTACGTCGACCCCGGCGGCGAGGACCAGCACGGCGAGCAGGTCGGGGTCCAGCCGGTCGAGCGCCGCGTCGGTGAGGTGGGCGACGAGCTCGTCACCTGAGCTGCGCACCAGCTCCGCGAGGTCCCGATCACCGTCACCGGCACCGGCGGCGGCGGCCCAGGCCCGGGCACCGAGGACGAGTGCCAACGGCAGTCCGCCGGCCTGCGCGACGAGCGTCGCCCGCGCTGCCGGGTCGTCGAGACCCCAACGGACGAGGAGGGCGTCGGCCTCGGCCGGCGTGAGCCCTGCCAGCCGGACCTGCACGGCCAGGGCGGCGAACGGGTCGGGCAGCCAGCGCGCCGGCAGGGTCCGCGCCGCGAGCACGACGCACGCGTCGTCCGGCAGCCTCGCGATCGCGGCCACCAGGGCGGCGAGCGCGGGACCGAGTGCGTCCACCTCGTCGACCATCACCACCCGGCCCGGACCCTCCACCGCCTCGAGCCTTGCGAGCACGTCGTCGACGCGCGCATCGAGAGCCACGACCCCGCGGCCGGAGCGCTCCCCACGCCGGCCCGCCTCGCGCAGGCCGGCGCTCTTCCCGCTGCCGGCGCGGCCGGTGACCACGAGCAGGCGGTGCGGTCCGACCGGGTCGAGCAGCAGGTCCAGCCGGCGGTCGAGGTCGGCGGGACAGGCGTAGCGCCGGGCATCCAGTGTGGCGGCGTACGACGCCAGCGTCGGCCCCGCGGGCTGCCCCGTCCGGAGCCGGACGATCCCCATGTCCCTCAGCCTAGGATTGGTGTTGACGAGTGGTCAACGGTTCGGCGTAAGGTCGCGACGTGTCCACCAGCCTCCTGCGCGGCCTGCGTGCCCTCGAGATGCTGGGCACCGAGGCCCTCGGGGTCTCCGAGATCGCCCGCCGGCTCGGCGTCGACAAGGCCGGCGTCTCCCGGATGCTCGGCCAGCTGCACGCGGAGGGCTGGGTGCTGCGCACCGGCGCGCGCTACGTCCTCGGCGAGCGCGCGCTGACGATGGCCACCACCGACCCGGCCGGCGTACGGCGCCGAGCCACCCGGGTCGCCGCGCAGCTCCACGAGCGCACCGGCCTGACCGCGGTCGTGCTCCGGCTCTCCGGCGACGGCAGCCAGCCGGTGGCCGTGGCCGGTCCGACGGACTTCCTCGAGCCGGACGAGCCGTTCGAGCACCTGTGGTCCACGGCCGGGGGCGTCGCGCTGCTCGCGCAGCTCCCCGACCCCGAGCTCGAGCGTCGTCTCGCCGTCTCGCCCTGGCCCCGCCCGTCCGCCGCCGCACCCCGCGACGCCGCCGACGTGCGGCGACTCGTGCGGGCCGTGCGGTCCGGCTCCGCCGCGGAGGAGCGGTCCTGGACCATCGCCGGCGTCAGCTGCGTCGCCCTCCCGTGGCCACTGCTCGAGCCCGCGCCGCCGTACGCCGTGCTGGCGGTGGGCCCGACCGACGACCTGGAGCGCGACCCCGACGCGGTCCGGCAGGCCGTGCGGGACGCGGTCGCGGGATGAGCCCCGCCCAGGAGTCTCACCCTGGTCTCACCCTGCGCCGATCCT
The genomic region above belongs to Nocardioides sp. QY071 and contains:
- a CDS encoding helix-turn-helix domain-containing protein; amino-acid sequence: MSTSLLRGLRALEMLGTEALGVSEIARRLGVDKAGVSRMLGQLHAEGWVLRTGARYVLGERALTMATTDPAGVRRRATRVAAQLHERTGLTAVVLRLSGDGSQPVAVAGPTDFLEPDEPFEHLWSTAGGVALLAQLPDPELERRLAVSPWPRPSAAAPRDAADVRRLVRAVRSGSAAEERSWTIAGVSCVALPWPLLEPAPPYAVLAVGPTDDLERDPDAVRQAVRDAVAG